GACATAATTCAACTTGAAGTTGCTTATAATCTGACACTAGACAATAGTATCAGTAACTAATTGTTACTGAGGTAAACAACTAttgcaaataataatttatgaccccatattttttatcaattctctgATAACTTTTGTAGTACTTTTATATACGGCAACAAACGTTTGTAGTACGGTAACTAGCGTATTTGAGTACACTATTTCTATCAGAGGTGTCCTTGTTACTAGGGATATTCACAATCTTATCCAGCTAGGTTGAGCTATTTGATAACTTGAGTCTTATGATATTTTACAGCTAAATCAACATGATATTATTTAAATCGCAAAAACCGCTCCACtcccaaattttataaatttggagGAGGTAGAGGTAAAAGGTCAAGATAGAGGTTTACCGGAAGGCTTGCCTCGACCTTCTCACCAGGAGGAAGCTTGTTAAAGAATTTCAGAGCTGAAATCCCGTAACTGGCCTGCGATCGGTGGAGGCATCTCCTGGGGATATCCAACAGTTCACGGTGCCTGGTGTTGTGGTAGTGAATGTCACTTACGGGCAGCCAGAGTATGCCGTATCCTCTTGACATACACCAAGCATAGGAGGAGGTAATGGCTGATGACCGTCTGTAGGCTACACCAAGGCGAGCAAAGATGGGCTTGCAGTGGGCAAAATGGTCGCTGCCTATTCTCAGCCCTCTTTTGCAGCCCCAGGCGAGTGACCCCACATGAGcattattaccataggtaatgaCTCAATGTGAGAGAGCGTGGTACATCATCACAATATACCTCTCCAGTCACCCGGCTCCTCATCTCGAGCAGCAAGAAGAAAATGCGGGAGAGTCTATGACTACTCCAGCTGTATTTTCAGTCCAATACAAACCCCAGCAGCTTCACAGGATCCTGAGGGTCACGCAGTTCTCGTGACAAGCCGCAGATAACCCTTTGAGATTATCCTCCATTCAGCTGGAGATTAGCAAGTAAAATACCAGGAAAACATAGATTACAAGTATTTTATAGCTAGGTACGGTAACTAGATAAATAAATCTAGCTATCAAAAATATGGTAGGTGCTGTTTTGAAGTGTATGGTAGCCTAAATGTGCATTTTTCTGCAGGCCTACGGTATGTGCTGTCTTCTTATTCAAAGACTTGGGTCTAAGCGATATGGATTGAACATTTACAGTAGGCTTAATaattagataataattattcatacaaaaaatactgtacaatattattatttcaaaaaaatgaaagtgtaataaaaaatgattgtgATTTAATGAAAGCCTAAACctaaataaacattatttatactTTAAATAAAGTATTACAGTTCTAAAAAACTCTTATAAACAgtctgaggcccggttgcacaacagccggttaaattttaaccgtgattaattccacgagaaccaatcagagaagccgtaatttaaaaaacgccttctctgattggttctcgtaaaatcaatcacgattaaaatttaaccggcacaaAGACTCAATAGAGTCTCCGTCGGTAGCGTAGTTCGGGCAAGAGAGGAGAGACCACATCACCAACACCGGttcaaaatcaaatcgaaaatgAAATAATCGATGTCTACATAATATCGAGAGGCAAAGATCGATACTTTTCAAAATCGAAACTCATCCCAAGTTTTTTGGTTATGTGAGTTAAGAGTTGATCTTGATTTGATAACTTGTGAACAAAGTAGGACAACAACCAACAAGTGCTTTAATTGTGGTAGCAATTTGAGTTTGATTACtcttgtttttttaaatatccaaacagtatttaatttatttctaattttggGGTTCAAGTTTTATTTGATTAGTGTATATTGGCGTAGATTAGGCATTATATATTTCTAGCTCTGCTGTTAGTTGTCTGGTTAACTATTACCCTGCTTCCTGCTTtaactgtattttattattatgctCAACCGACAAGTTAAATGAGTATAATTTCTTTTCGCcagttaaaattattaaaagttTTGAGCTTAACCATCAACAAATTTACAATGGCAACCGCTGTTGAAAGTACTGAGGCCGTCAGTTCTTGTATATTTTGCCAAATTATTAAAGAGAATGATCCAAATAAACTAATTTATGAGGTAAGTGATGGGTTTTTGAACAGAATTTGAGTTCTTTAGACACTCATTGTGTATTTTCAGCTTTGAAATTTGCGTTCCACACTTTACGTGCAGGTTCAAGAACTAGGCAAGTAGTTGactaaataaatagaatatactttcaaatcaaatcattaaaaattataattatttccaatcacaTTATACCAATCAAACAAttacattaattatattttaattttgttacATGGAAATCTCAATATATAGCCTATAAGCTATAAGTAGCCTATATAGCCTATAAGTTTATAGAATTACATTCTTTTGTGGGTCCTATTTATATTGATGAGTTGACTTATATTTCATTGTGTTCATTgcattataattaattgttttgcgtgaagatttatttaaaaattattgtgtGAGTGTTATGTTGATCTTATATATTCTAAAGATATGCTAACCAATTTGCTCTTTAGGCTAAAGGTCATGGAggtatagaataataatatattctcttTGATACAGGATGAAGAATTAGTATCCTTTGCAGACATCAAACCAGCTTCTAAATGCCATTACTTGATTGTACCAAGAAAACACATAAAGGATGCTAAAGATCTGAAGACACCAGATGATAAAGTTCTTGGTAAGAATTTTAAGCTATGGGTTTAGTATTTTAAGTCCATAATGTGATTACAAAAACCACAAGAACacgtcaataaataaaaataaacaagaaagctaatataataactagtcaaaacaaaaaagGAAGAAATGTGAATTCACCAGGGTGTTGTTCAACATAAAGAACTCACTAATGGAATACAAAAGGATCTCCTCAGCGCGCCGTAAAGTCGCATAGTCAACAGGTCTCTTGCTGCTTATGGAAGCTTCTTAAAGAGTCTTGTTGATAGCATGATAGGTTGGCAAGGCCAGTTTGTGTCCTGCTCAGCCTTTGATAAGGTACATCCAACATATGGCTCCCTCCTGTATGATACGCATGAAAACTCTGTCTGGTGGCAAGCTCATCCACATTTGCATGGGTTCTGCAAAGAGGATTTATACTTATGCTTTTATCAGGCCCAGCTCAGTAATAAAATACACAAATAACAACAAATAGACAAACTAATGAATAAAACGTAAATATAGGGTTTATAATGTTCAACATAAATATGTCTCGTCgggttttcttcatttttgggAGGTCAAATGCCAAGCTCTCCCACAAACCCCCAGCCATGACATGGCACGCTCATCCGCCAGGTGAACACCCCTGAGTCCCCCTTCATAGGAATACAGTGGGCAGTCTTCCACCAAGTGCTGCATCGTCTGCACATCTCCACATGTGCAGTGGGGGTCAGTGGCTATGCCCCAAGTAGTCTGTGCTTGAGCACACCTGCCTGCAGATGTACGAAAGCGATACAACCAGCACCAAAGTTTCCTCTTCAAATCCATTCCTGGCCAAGGCACAGATGGGTCTTCCACCAACGTCTTATTCTTAATGTTGACCTGAAACCATTCCTGCCGCCACAATTTCTTAATATCTTGTTTCTCAACTTCCGCCAGTCGGAGATAATGCCTAGACCTCAATCTTTTAAAGGGTGGATTAAGCATATCCTTCATTAGTGGGTAGGGAGCTCTTGCCTGGAGGATAAGCGATTCATCAACTGATAAGTCCTCTCTTTTCTTCTCAATGCTGGTGGAACAATGTTGCATAGGACAGGCAACCACTCAGTTTCAGTGGGTCTTATGGTACCACTTATTTTTCTCATAGTCTCATTCAGGGTGATGTCTATTTTCTTAGTATGAGTGCTGTGCTCCCATACTGATGAACAATATTCTGCTGCACTATATACTAGTGCCAGGCTAGATTTTTTTTTAGGCCTTCACACTACATTCCCAGTTTGTACCAGCCAACTTACTTATAATGTTGTTCCTAGTCTTCAGTTTGTTCTTGAGGCTCTCAAGATGTTGTCGAAAGGTTAGAGTTCTATCCAGCTTTACTCCCAAGTAGCGAGGGGCCTCACATTGATTTACATCACAGAAGACAAGATTGAGTTGACGATTAGCCTCTGTTATTAAGATGGAATGCCGTGCTCAGTGTCTTAGCTGGATTTGGCCTAAGTTTCCAGTCATCAAAATACTTCCTTAGAACACTCAGGTCATTGTTCAGTTCTCTCTCCAACaattcgaataaataaatagattttattgtcgtagaccaatataggtaattgacaaagtcatagtaatacaattacaaaataatagagtcaaagcaatagtttaaagtcacaaagtagaataaattacataaagtagaatcgaaaaactctgccaaacaatagaaaggtctgccaaacaatagaaaggtcttaaaaccagccactcaaaaaagtaagttttaaaaataacaatattttcacaacatttgatATCCAATGGCAACTTAGTATACATTCTCAAGCCTATGCTGTCATAGTGTTTCATGCTTATGACAAGACGTTGATATGGAATATCAATGAGGTCTTTTTTCCTGGAGTTATAAGCATGAATATTGGATATTTTATTCAAGCTATGGAGATTCTTTCTAGTGTGGATGATTACTTGAAATATATAGAGATTTATGAcagtcaatatttttgtttttttgaaaagaggtcGACAGTGATCTAGATACCCTGCACCTGTCAATATTCTAATAGCCTTTTTCTGCAAAAGCAAGACCTTATTGATGTGGCACCTGTTTCCATATACTAAAATTCCGTATGAAATTatgctttgaaaaaaaaaacaaaatatgagtTACTGAGGTATTTTTCCGGTACAAGATTCTTCAACTGCCTTAACAGATAGATAACCCTAGATAACCTAGCAGAAACGAAATTTATGTGGGGTTCCCAGGTCAACCTGTGATCAAACATTAAGCCCaaaaactttaaactattgttattgttgtgtGTTTAGTCCCTGAGACCAAATGTCATAAGCTGAGTTTTATCCTCGTTTAGTTTGAAGCCATTCGCTGTGAACCACTTGGAAGCTTCCGCCAAGGTATCAGCTGTCATGTAAAGTGTGTGCATCTGAATGAGAATTAAgaaaagtggtgtcatcagcatacaataCAGTCTTGCTGTTGATTGTGAGAGGAAGATCATTTATCATCAATACAAAGAGGAGTGGTCCCAATATTGATCCTTGGGGGACAACGTACTTTACTTTAGCAAGATCGGATCTCTTATTTCCTTCACGAACAACTTGCTGGCGATCGCCAAGGTACGATCTAAAAAGACTAAGGCTCCTTCCACTGATTCCATAATAAGCTATTTTTTCAAGCAGTAGGCGTCAGTAGTGGATCTTCCCTtcacaaaaccaaattgatgctCAGACAGTACCCCAAGATTTACTAAGTATTCATACACCTGTATATACATGACAATCTCTAGAACCTTGGAGAAGACAGGTGCTATTTGGATGGGTCTATAACTGGAAGGTTCCTCTTTTGAGCCCTTCTTATGAACGGGAATAACTTTGGAGACTTTTAATACATCGGGGAAAACACCCTGTGTAATTCACCTGTTTATACAAATGGTCACTACTGGCACTACAGAGTGAGCAATAGTTTTGAGAAGACAGCTTGATAGACCATAGAAATCTTCACTCTTCGAAACTTTAAGATTATGAACCACTTTAAAAATCATCTCTTGACTCACCtcatgagaaaaaaataagctATTTTGCACTTTATTGACATTATCATTGAGCAATGCACTGGCTGTAATTGATGGATTGTTTATCTTCTCGTGCACATCATCTACTgactgaatgaaataattattaagtttgtttggTTCAGGAGTAGATAAGTTTACAACATTCTTGTTGAAGGATAAAGTTTTGATAATTTGCCATGCCTTCTTACATTTGTTATTAGAAGATTCAATGATTGATGCAACAGAATCCCTCTTGGCTTCATCCAATGGATTTCTGTACAGTGCTCTGCATCTAAGATAAAGTGTTTCCGAATGTTCGGTTTTTTGTTATTTGAAGTTTTCATGTAAGATAGTGAGTAGAATCTTAATCTTACTAAGTTCAGGTGTGTACCAGTCAGCCTTACTTTTGAAATTCTTTCTATTATTAACTTGGGAAACTTTTCTCTACAGGTCTTTCTAGGGATAGttagattgaaataatataaaactgtaTTGAGGAAAGATTCGAATATATCACTTGCATCTGACTTTTCCATGACAGCACTCCAATTCACTAAATTTAGAGACCGATTAAATTGTAGTAATTTACCTTTAGTAACAGGTCTTGAAGTAATAGTGACAAAATCGTTAGAACTAGACTCAACAGAACCACAGGGCACACATATCGTGACACAATCATGATCAGAGTAGGAAAATCCTATAACACTTGAATTTGTCATATCAGGTTGAacgtttgaaaaaatattatcgaGACAGGCTTGGTCTCTCGTGGGCAGAGTATTGAAAATACGATGATTAAATTGTTGGTCCCTGGGCTATAAGAGCAATGTCATCAGCATAGATGAACTTACGTGCCCTGGTGTTTGGAATGTCTGCAGTGTAGAGATTGAAAAGCAAGGGTGACAACACTGAACCCTGAGGTAGTCCATTCTGTAAATACCTCAAGGAACTCTCTTTTCCCCCATGCCTCACTCTAAATGTTCGGTCACTCAAAAGAGCTCTAAAGAGACTCACCAACTTTCTGCATTTCAGAGTTTGTGTCATCTGTGTGAGTAGCCCGGCCTCCCATACTGTGTCATAAGCTGAGCTTAAGTCCAACAAAAAAAAACAGCGCCTGacttcaatttcttttcaaatccTACTCAATGGATGTGGCAACTGATAACACCTGCTCTTCACAGCTTCTACCTTCTCTGAAGCCTGCCTGTTCAACTGGAAGATTCTcttccactctaccacttatcCTTAACAGGATAATCCTTTCAAAGAGTTTATGTGTGACTGACAGGAGAGATATAGGTCTATAGTTAGATGGGCCTTCCTTATCCTTCCCTGGCTTCAGTACAGCAACAACTTTTGATTTCTCCACATTGCTGTGAACAATTGAGACAGCCAATAGATTGCATGTGGGCCTAGGTGTTTGATAAATTCCGGCAGTACACCATCAGCTCGGTGCTTTCTCACACTTGATTCTCTTTATTGCTTCAATTATTCCTCCAGAAGGAATTGGGTCCACAAATGTACTCTCACAACACTCATTCAGTGCTCTTCTGAGACGCCTTTTCATTGCATGCAAAGAGGATGAAAAATATAGAGAGCAAATACTGTAAGTATTTACTCTTTAACAAAGAGATGACGGCAGTAAGCCAGTCTTATCAGCCCTACAGATGACTCGCAAGGCTTGAACCAGGCCTTACAACAGGATGCTCTGAAAGAATGCGATGTAGCATACCTTAAGGTAGCTCATGGAAACACTACCTCTCAACCCTCTCAGTTGCAGGACTACCCTCCTCAGTCTACAGCAAACCATGCTAGCTCCATGACTGCATTCTGTCCGGGATCAAGCCAAGCAGCTTCATCGGAGAAGACTCTTATTCCTCTCCATTTCTGAGGCTGAACACAATTGTCTGTGTTTTATCCTCATTGAGGAGGGAGAGGTTTGCGAAGAGCCAGTTTGTTGCTAACACCCTGGTTTCAAGCATAGCTGCCCTCAACTACTCAGTACTGCAGCCCTTGTCAAAGAAGGTCGTGTTGTCAGCATAGCAGACAGTCGTTCTGACATCCACGCATGCAAAATCATTTACTGAAATCAGAAAAAACAGAGAACCCTTGGGCACTTCACAGTCATGGCAATCTATAATCTGCGAAAGCATGGCATTGGCCAGCATCGCCTGTCTGCggcttttttaaaatataaataggaTCCCCGAATAGGATCAAacttctgtcaaattattcttgtaacacgaatattaagctgtttccatatttttcaacaactcTGTATATTAGGTCAACtacttaataatattcatagctTGCTTTAAGGAATGAGTTATTCAGAATTATTGTTTACCTATAACTTATATAACTTATTTTGAACTTGATAGGCTATGCTCCGAAAATGTCATTTCACTGGACATCTtatacatcatcatcattctttTTCAGTTGAAAAAATGGTTGAAGTTGCGAAAAGGATCTTAGTCGAGAAGAACTGTGACCTCACGGATGCAAGGTAATTAAGAAATGCTAGAATATGATTCAATATATTAAACGATacatttatcattgatatattaTACTTTTTCAAGTTTACGCTTAATTTTGATTCACATTTCATGATTTTTCTGTGTTATCAAGCTCATAACAATAATGGGGTCTCCCTGGCGTCTTCAAAtactgtagaaaaaatatttatgtagGCTATAAAGCGATTCCCTAGAGCCTAGACTGAACAATGAACATCATATTTACTCAAGAACTATTACTACTTCTATTATTATCTGAGAACTATTATCATCTTAATAGAAACTGGAATCATGTTGCATTACggtatataatttttatgtttctgCAGTGAGTATGTCGTCATGAGTGGAAACTTACAGATAGGTTGGTGGTCGCCACCATTTAAAAATGCATTCCAGAAAGGAGAAGGGTCTTTTAATGAGTAAAGTCACGTGGTATCCAAGAACAAAGAGCACAGTAGTGCTTTGCCTGTTTTCCTTTCCCGATCATTTTCTTTTTCATGATTTGTGACTGTTAATATATTATGGAATAAAATAAACAGAGTAATAGGAGGAACCTTTTGAATCTTTATGGAAAAATACCCAGTGGCTAGGTAACATGACCCCTTCTCATTCTCCAAACCCGGTACTGATTAAAcccaaaaattatattttaatagtttTACTTCTCCTTCATTACGATTGGCCTAGCTGACCAAGATAGCCGAgacgactaaggcgttgcacccttcagtctgctagcgctacctggtcgtgggttcgaatccggCTGTAGGCATTTCATAAAATCACCCAATCTCAAGCTAAAAGCTCATATGGGCATCATTtgcaataagaaaaatgatCACAATAATACGTCATTCTAACATAGACATGCAGTCAAGTTGAAACCATAAAGTACTCAAGTCAATAAGTTTACTAAATGGttaatttgatcaaataattgattgcaTGTCGGCATTTGATTGACAAAAAATGTGTTAATACATTCGGAATGGTTCAAGAATCATTACCTATAATCTTATCTTTCATATGCATGTATGCATCttttatcattatattttattcattatcttACCGTTTTACTTATATTACTACAAAAGTAAACATTTGTTGAAGTTTCTCATAGCGCAATatgttatgataaaaaaaataattcgaTGCCATATAGCCTATATATTTATGCTTGTGAATTTTCTATTGATAGGTTCGGATTTCACTGGCCACCTTTCCACACTGTATCTCATCTCCATCTGCATGCTATTAGCCCAGCCAGCGAAATGGGCATGATTGCCAAAATGATCTTTCGACCAGACTCATTCTGGTTTGTCTCGGTGAGTCAAGTATTATGGTAAAATCACTTCTCTTATATGGGCCACTTTTttcgaattaataaaaacaatataaaacatgtagTACTCTTTTTTGTagacattttaacttgaaaattgccAAAGTAGGtcaaaactagtcgttgaaatcttttaaataaaaagggtacctactacaagttttatattgtttttaatattatGGTATTAGTATTTATGGTAAATATACACATTAccatttattataatcaatcatTGATTTCTAAATATATGGATCTAATTCACAGTATTTCAACAATGACTTGAGAAAAGATATCTCATAGACTTGACTAATTGCAAATAAACattcttgaaaatattacttCATCTTGCCTTCAAAATTATTGGATCCACAAAACTAATTAATAATGAAGAAACAAATAAACCTAGGTAAAGAAAACTACTAT
Above is a window of Nilaparvata lugens isolate BPH chromosome 4, ASM1435652v1, whole genome shotgun sequence DNA encoding:
- the LOC111045242 gene encoding histidine triad nucleotide-binding protein 3 — protein: MSIISFRQLKLLKVLSLTINKFTMATAVESTEAVSSCIFCQIIKENDPNKLIYEDEELVSFADIKPASKCHYLIVPRKHIKDAKDLKTPDDKVLVEKMVEVAKRILVEKNCDLTDARFGFHWPPFHTVSHLHLHAISPASEMGMIAKMIFRPDSFWFVSPDYVISRL